Proteins from a genomic interval of Piscinibacter sp. HJYY11:
- a CDS encoding AsmA family protein encodes MTSSSRHIRKGWAVTAAVLGLLVVTVVTCEVVGWPFLAKPVERTLSNMLERKVELSDEASHATVRFFGGLKVKVPHLQIGAPEWSERPYFLQAKNAEMHLSYRDLWRAKKGAPLDIDLLRADQLNVNAERRADGRASWVFGSLQKPTEEKEGRANVFPTVGDLRVNSGTLSYVDEPLKADIVAKLALSEGAAAVPQQQQGSQPLPVALRGLIASAEGTYGPAKLSANLRTAGVTPLLRSDTNAPSVPVVLELKANKASLTFNGTVTDLFKLSDLAGQFRVSGPSLAAAGDPLGVTLPTTGAFVLAGRINKDGKVWKVTADDATVGSTKLKGDFTYDMGQPVPLLAGKVTSPRLLLADLAPTIGGEPGAEPAPPPKTQAPPSARVLPDKEFDLPSLRVMNADVQMAFDRVELGELFALPLQPLKTHLTLKDGKLRLNDLVASTADGSLRGNVALDGTRDVALWNADLRWSGVKLEQWLKQKREGDKPPFVSGKLVGHAKLEGQGRSTAQILGSLNGTVATTVRQGQVSHLIVEAAGLDLAQALGVFVKGDKPLPVSCALADLKAEKGVLTTRTLVVDTPDSTVWAEGSVSMKDEALDLKATVSPKDFSPLALRTPVHVKGAFNAPKVSLEKAPLARRVAGAALLALVNPIAAVLPLFDKGESDEDDSCNELVARAREAAREGKSPADKKKGK; translated from the coding sequence ATGACCTCTTCTTCACGGCACATCCGGAAAGGCTGGGCCGTGACAGCGGCGGTGCTGGGCCTGCTCGTCGTCACGGTGGTCACCTGCGAGGTGGTCGGCTGGCCGTTCCTCGCCAAGCCGGTCGAGCGGACCTTGAGCAACATGCTGGAGCGCAAGGTGGAACTGAGCGACGAGGCGTCGCATGCGACCGTGCGCTTCTTCGGCGGGCTGAAGGTGAAGGTGCCGCACCTGCAGATCGGCGCGCCCGAGTGGAGCGAGCGCCCGTACTTCCTGCAGGCCAAGAACGCGGAGATGCACCTCTCGTACCGCGACCTCTGGCGCGCGAAGAAGGGTGCGCCGCTCGACATCGACCTGCTGCGTGCCGACCAGCTCAATGTGAATGCCGAGCGCCGGGCCGATGGACGGGCGTCGTGGGTGTTCGGCAGCCTGCAGAAACCGACGGAAGAAAAGGAAGGCCGGGCGAATGTGTTTCCCACCGTCGGCGACCTGCGAGTCAATTCCGGCACGCTGAGTTATGTCGACGAGCCGCTGAAGGCCGACATCGTGGCCAAGCTGGCCCTCTCCGAAGGCGCGGCCGCGGTGCCGCAACAGCAGCAGGGCTCGCAGCCGCTGCCGGTGGCGCTGCGCGGCCTCATCGCCAGCGCCGAAGGCACCTACGGCCCCGCGAAGCTGAGTGCCAACCTGCGCACCGCGGGCGTGACGCCGCTGCTGCGCAGCGACACCAACGCGCCCTCGGTGCCGGTGGTGCTGGAGCTCAAGGCCAACAAGGCGAGCCTCACCTTCAACGGCACGGTGACCGACCTCTTCAAGCTCTCGGACCTGGCCGGGCAGTTCCGAGTCAGCGGCCCCTCGCTCGCGGCCGCCGGTGACCCGCTGGGCGTCACCTTGCCCACCACCGGTGCCTTCGTGCTGGCCGGCCGCATCAACAAGGACGGCAAGGTCTGGAAAGTCACGGCCGACGACGCGACCGTGGGGTCCACCAAGCTCAAGGGCGACTTCACCTACGACATGGGCCAGCCCGTGCCGCTGCTCGCCGGCAAGGTCACGAGCCCGCGGCTGCTGCTGGCCGACCTCGCGCCCACCATCGGTGGCGAGCCTGGCGCCGAGCCGGCCCCGCCGCCCAAGACCCAGGCGCCCCCTTCAGCGCGCGTGCTGCCCGACAAGGAGTTCGACCTGCCCTCGCTGCGCGTGATGAATGCCGACGTGCAGATGGCCTTCGACCGCGTCGAGCTCGGCGAGCTCTTCGCGCTGCCGCTGCAACCCCTGAAGACGCACCTCACGCTGAAGGACGGCAAGCTGCGCCTCAATGACCTCGTGGCCAGCACCGCCGACGGCAGCCTGCGCGGCAACGTGGCACTCGACGGCACGCGGGACGTGGCCCTGTGGAACGCCGACCTGCGCTGGTCGGGCGTGAAGCTCGAGCAGTGGCTCAAGCAGAAGCGCGAGGGCGACAAGCCGCCTTTCGTGAGCGGCAAGCTCGTCGGCCACGCCAAGCTCGAAGGGCAAGGCCGATCAACGGCGCAGATCCTCGGCAGCCTCAATGGCACCGTGGCGACCACCGTGCGCCAGGGGCAGGTCTCGCACCTGATCGTCGAGGCCGCCGGCCTCGACCTCGCGCAGGCGCTGGGTGTCTTCGTCAAGGGTGACAAGCCGCTGCCGGTGAGCTGTGCGCTTGCCGACCTGAAAGCCGAGAAGGGCGTGCTGACGACCCGCACCTTGGTCGTCGACACGCCCGATTCCACGGTCTGGGCCGAGGGCAGCGTCTCGATGAAGGACGAGGCGCTGGACCTGAAGGCCACCGTGTCGCCCAAGGACTTCAGCCCGCTCGCGCTGCGCACGCCGGTGCATGTGAAGGGCGCGTTCAACGCGCCGAAGGTCTCGCTCGAGAAGGCGCCGCTGGCGCGCCGGGTGGCCGGTGCGGCGCTGCTCGCGCTGGTCAACCCGATCGCCGCCGTGCTGCCGCTTTTCGACAAGGGCGAGAGCGACGAGGACGACAGCTGCAACGAACTGGTCGCCCGGGCGCGCGAGGCGGCCCGCGAGGGCAAGTCGCCTGCGGACAAGAAGAAAGGCAAGTAA
- the eda gene encoding bifunctional 4-hydroxy-2-oxoglutarate aldolase/2-dehydro-3-deoxy-phosphogluconate aldolase — MNTLELASHGPVIPVIVIERLEDAVPMAEALVAGGVKVLEVTLRTPVALAAMEAIAKQVPEAIVGAGTVRNVADAKAAYSAGCRFAVSPGYLSTVGQACREIGLPLLPGVATGSEVMQANLDGYDFLKFFPATAAGGIPMLKALAGPFPDVKFCPTGGITPETAPQFLALPNVVVCGGSWLTPAVAMAGRDWGRITQLAREAQALRA, encoded by the coding sequence ATGAACACACTCGAACTCGCATCACACGGCCCGGTCATCCCGGTCATCGTCATCGAACGCCTGGAAGACGCCGTGCCCATGGCCGAGGCGCTGGTCGCCGGCGGCGTGAAGGTGCTGGAGGTGACGCTGCGCACGCCGGTCGCTTTGGCGGCGATGGAAGCCATCGCCAAGCAGGTGCCCGAGGCGATCGTCGGTGCCGGCACCGTGCGCAACGTGGCCGATGCGAAGGCCGCCTACAGCGCCGGTTGCCGCTTCGCGGTGAGCCCGGGCTACCTGAGCACGGTAGGCCAGGCCTGCCGCGAGATCGGCCTGCCGCTCCTGCCCGGCGTGGCCACCGGCAGCGAGGTGATGCAGGCCAACCTCGACGGCTACGACTTCCTGAAGTTCTTCCCCGCCACCGCGGCCGGCGGCATCCCGATGCTCAAGGCGCTGGCCGGCCCCTTCCCCGACGTGAAGTTCTGCCCCACCGGCGGCATCACGCCCGAGACCGCGCCGCAGTTCCTCGCGTTGCCCAACGTGGTGGTGTGCGGCGGCTCCTGGCTCACGCCCGCCGTGGCCATGGCCGGGCGCGACTGGGGCCGCATCACGCAGCTGGCGCGCGAGGCCCAGGCGCTGCGCGCCTGA
- a CDS encoding carbohydrate ABC transporter permease, which produces MHRRPRWLRHWVVYLALLPMAATVLFAYVGTVGWSVRVSMSSSRMLPIPDFIGLAQYEKLFNSERWMLSLHNVVLFGVVFIVACLVLGFLLAVFIDQQVRAEGVLRTVFLYPYAMSFVATGLVWQWVLNPELGLQASIRRLGFSDFTFDWIVSQDMVMYAIALAAVWQASGLVMALMLAGLRGIDTSLWNAARIDGIPRWRYYLSIVLPMLGPSFGTAIVLLSVSVVKVYDVVVAMTQGGPGLASEVPGKFIMDNLFQRANLGLASAASTVLLITVLALVMPLRYARWRAARQAPAGH; this is translated from the coding sequence ATGCACCGACGACCTCGCTGGCTGCGGCACTGGGTGGTCTACCTCGCCCTGCTGCCGATGGCCGCCACCGTGCTCTTCGCCTACGTGGGCACGGTGGGCTGGTCGGTGCGGGTCTCGATGAGCAGCTCGCGCATGCTGCCGATCCCCGACTTCATCGGGCTCGCGCAGTACGAGAAGCTCTTCAACTCCGAGCGCTGGATGCTCTCGCTGCACAACGTGGTGTTGTTCGGCGTGGTGTTCATCGTGGCCTGCCTCGTGCTCGGCTTCCTGCTGGCGGTCTTCATCGACCAGCAGGTCAGGGCCGAGGGGGTGCTGCGCACGGTCTTCCTCTATCCCTATGCAATGTCGTTCGTGGCCACCGGCCTCGTGTGGCAATGGGTGCTCAACCCCGAGCTGGGGCTGCAGGCCAGCATCCGCCGGCTCGGCTTCAGTGATTTCACGTTCGACTGGATCGTGAGCCAGGACATGGTGATGTACGCCATTGCCCTGGCCGCCGTCTGGCAGGCGTCCGGCCTCGTGATGGCGCTGATGCTCGCCGGCCTGCGCGGCATCGACACGAGCCTGTGGAACGCGGCGCGCATCGACGGCATCCCGCGCTGGCGCTACTACCTCAGCATCGTGCTGCCCATGCTCGGCCCCTCGTTCGGCACGGCCATCGTGCTGCTCTCGGTGAGCGTGGTGAAGGTCTACGACGTGGTGGTCGCCATGACGCAGGGCGGCCCCGGCCTCGCGAGCGAAGTGCCGGGCAAGTTCATCATGGACAACCTCTTCCAGCGCGCGAACCTCGGGCTCGCCTCGGCCGCGTCGACCGTGCTGCTGATCACCGTGCTTGCCCTCGTGATGCCGCTGCGCTATGCGCGCTGGCGGGCGGCACGCCAGGCACCGGCGGGGCACTGA
- the edd gene encoding phosphogluconate dehydratase, producing the protein MKPAVLAVTQRIRERSAPLRTAYLQRVEAWGSRPRGADRMGCANVAHAFAALPADDKFRIVAERAPNIGIVNAYNDMLSAHQPLATYPDLIRDEAHRHGATAQVAGGVPAMCDGVTQGLPGMELSLFSRDTIAMSTAVALTHDVFDSALLLGVCDKIIPGLLIGALHFGHLPCVFVPAGPMTSGLSNSAKAKVREQFAQGLVGRDELLKAESAAYHGPGTCTFYGTANSNQMLMEAMGLHVPGTAFIHPHEGLREQLTRAAVRQVLDISRGERRTPIGRVVDERVIVNALVALLATGGSTNHLIHWVAVARAAGILIDWTDFSELSHVVPLLSRVYPNGSADVNQFQAAGGPGFVLRELLDAGLLHGDVLTTTAGGLRDYTRVPAMDGERLVWRDLPEASGDDSIVRRASDPFSATGGLKLLEGNLGRSVIKVSAVPETNHVIEAPAIVFDDQESLLAAFKAGTLQRDFVAVVRFQGPQANGMPELHKLTPPLGVLQGQGFKVALVTDGRMSGASGKVPAAIHVSPEAMAGGPLAKVRTGDLIRLDGVAGTLEALVDADTWAQRELATIADQKREDNAHGLGRELFGGMRRNVRSAEEGAITWL; encoded by the coding sequence ATGAAACCAGCCGTCCTTGCCGTCACCCAGCGCATCCGCGAGCGCAGTGCTCCGCTGCGTACCGCCTACCTGCAGCGTGTGGAGGCCTGGGGCTCGCGGCCACGCGGCGCCGACCGCATGGGCTGTGCGAACGTCGCCCACGCGTTTGCCGCACTGCCCGCCGATGACAAGTTCCGCATCGTGGCCGAGCGGGCGCCCAACATCGGCATCGTCAACGCCTACAACGACATGCTGTCGGCCCACCAGCCGCTGGCCACCTACCCCGACCTGATCCGCGACGAAGCGCATCGCCATGGCGCCACCGCGCAGGTGGCCGGTGGTGTGCCGGCGATGTGCGACGGCGTGACGCAAGGCCTGCCCGGCATGGAGCTCAGCCTCTTCTCGCGCGACACCATCGCGATGAGCACTGCCGTGGCGCTCACGCACGACGTGTTCGACTCGGCGCTGCTGCTCGGCGTGTGCGACAAGATCATCCCGGGCCTGCTCATCGGTGCCTTGCACTTCGGCCACCTGCCGTGTGTCTTCGTGCCCGCGGGGCCGATGACGAGCGGCCTGTCGAACAGCGCCAAGGCCAAGGTGCGCGAGCAGTTCGCGCAAGGCCTGGTGGGCCGTGACGAGTTGCTCAAGGCCGAGTCGGCGGCGTACCACGGCCCCGGCACCTGCACCTTCTACGGCACGGCCAACAGCAACCAGATGCTGATGGAAGCGATGGGCCTGCACGTGCCCGGCACCGCCTTCATCCACCCGCACGAAGGCCTGCGCGAGCAGCTCACGCGCGCGGCCGTGCGCCAGGTGCTCGACATCTCACGCGGCGAGCGCCGCACGCCGATCGGCCGTGTGGTCGACGAGCGGGTGATCGTCAACGCGCTGGTCGCCCTGCTGGCCACCGGCGGCTCGACCAACCACCTGATCCACTGGGTGGCCGTGGCGCGCGCGGCCGGCATCCTGATCGACTGGACCGATTTCTCGGAGCTCTCGCACGTGGTGCCGCTGCTGTCTCGCGTGTACCCCAACGGCAGCGCCGACGTGAACCAGTTCCAGGCCGCTGGCGGCCCCGGCTTCGTGCTGCGCGAGCTGCTCGATGCCGGCCTGCTGCACGGCGACGTGCTGACCACCACCGCCGGTGGCCTGCGCGACTACACCCGCGTGCCCGCCATGGACGGCGAGCGCCTCGTGTGGCGCGACCTGCCCGAGGCAAGCGGCGACGACAGCATCGTGCGACGTGCCAGCGACCCCTTCAGTGCCACCGGCGGCCTGAAGCTGCTCGAGGGCAACCTCGGCCGCTCGGTGATCAAGGTGTCGGCCGTGCCCGAGACCAACCACGTCATCGAAGCGCCCGCGATCGTGTTCGACGACCAGGAGTCGCTGCTCGCCGCCTTCAAGGCCGGCACGCTGCAGCGCGACTTCGTGGCGGTCGTGCGCTTCCAGGGCCCGCAGGCCAACGGCATGCCCGAGCTGCACAAGCTCACGCCGCCGCTGGGCGTGCTGCAAGGCCAGGGCTTCAAGGTGGCGCTGGTCACCGACGGCCGCATGAGCGGTGCGTCGGGCAAGGTGCCGGCAGCCATCCACGTGAGCCCTGAGGCGATGGCCGGTGGGCCCTTGGCGAAGGTGCGCACCGGCGACCTGATCCGCCTCGACGGCGTGGCCGGCACGCTCGAAGCGCTGGTGGACGCCGACACCTGGGCCCAGCGCGAGCTCGCGACGATCGCTGACCAGAAGCGCGAGGACAACGCCCACGGCCTCGGCCGCGAGCTCTTCGGTGGCATGCGCCGCAACGTGCGCAGCGCCGAAGAAGGCGCCATCACCTGGCTATGA
- the gloA gene encoding lactoylglutathione lyase, producing the protein MRLLHTMLRVGDLQRSIDFYTKVMGMQLLRTTDRPEQKYSLAFVGYGHNPEHAEIELTYNYGVDRYELGTAYGHIAIEVPDAYAACEKIRANGGAVTREAGPVKGGSTVIAFITDPDGYKVELIERKP; encoded by the coding sequence ATGCGCTTACTCCACACCATGCTGCGCGTCGGCGACCTGCAACGGTCGATCGACTTCTACACGAAGGTCATGGGCATGCAACTGCTGCGCACCACCGACCGGCCCGAGCAGAAATACTCGCTCGCCTTCGTCGGCTACGGCCACAACCCCGAGCACGCCGAGATCGAGCTCACCTACAACTACGGCGTCGACCGATACGAGCTCGGCACCGCCTACGGCCACATCGCGATCGAAGTGCCCGACGCGTATGCGGCCTGCGAGAAGATCCGCGCGAACGGCGGCGCCGTCACCCGCGAAGCCGGCCCGGTGAAGGGCGGCTCGACGGTGATCGCCTTCATCACCGACCCCGACGGCTACAAGGTCGAGCTGATCGAACGCAAACCCTGA
- a CDS encoding GH1 family beta-glucosidase, whose protein sequence is MSALPQHDPASAIAPPAGSAMWRRDFLFGTATAAFQIEGATEAAGRLPSIWDTFCATPGKVDNGDTGEVACDHYHRWQEDIDHMAGLGLGAYRFSIAWPRVMAADGSPNHKGLDFYKRLLDRLADKHLQAFVTLYHWDLPQHLQDKGGWLARDTAYRFADYADLMGRELKGRVNAWTTLNEPWCSAYHGHVSGAHAPGLRDERHAMDTMHHLLLAHGLGMKALRSRDAAPVGLVHNVNAVLPASDSPADRRAAELAHACANLWVLDPLLLGHHNTDLEELWPTSRPPLRDGDMALISAPMDYLGINYYFRSCIRSDGAHGYVEAPQPGVERTQMGWEVYPEGLRDLLTGFQSRYANLPPIYITENGMASDDRVVDGRVNDEHRIRYFARHFAAIDQAMRAGVRVKGYFAWSLLDNFEWAYGYAKRFGLLHVDYATQRRTLKDSALALRAFLARRNAHS, encoded by the coding sequence ATGTCCGCCCTTCCCCAGCACGACCCCGCCTCGGCCATTGCCCCTCCTGCCGGCTCTGCCATGTGGCGGCGAGATTTCCTCTTCGGCACCGCCACCGCCGCCTTCCAGATCGAAGGCGCCACCGAGGCCGCCGGCCGCCTGCCCAGCATCTGGGACACCTTCTGTGCCACGCCCGGCAAGGTCGACAACGGCGACACCGGCGAGGTGGCCTGCGACCACTACCACCGCTGGCAGGAAGACATCGACCACATGGCCGGCCTGGGCCTCGGCGCCTACCGTTTCTCGATCGCCTGGCCGCGGGTGATGGCCGCAGACGGCAGCCCCAACCACAAGGGCCTCGACTTCTACAAGCGCCTGCTCGACCGCCTGGCCGACAAGCACCTGCAGGCCTTCGTCACCCTCTACCACTGGGACCTGCCGCAGCACCTGCAGGACAAAGGCGGCTGGCTGGCTCGCGACACCGCCTACCGCTTTGCCGACTACGCCGACCTGATGGGCCGCGAACTCAAGGGCCGCGTGAACGCCTGGACCACGCTCAACGAGCCCTGGTGCAGCGCGTACCACGGCCATGTGAGCGGCGCGCATGCACCGGGCCTGAGGGACGAGCGCCACGCGATGGACACCATGCACCACCTGCTGCTGGCCCACGGTCTCGGCATGAAGGCCCTCCGCAGCCGCGACGCCGCGCCCGTGGGCCTGGTGCACAACGTCAACGCGGTGCTGCCCGCGAGCGACTCGCCGGCCGACCGGCGCGCAGCCGAGCTGGCCCATGCCTGCGCCAACCTGTGGGTGCTCGACCCCTTGCTGCTCGGCCACCACAACACCGATCTGGAAGAGCTGTGGCCCACCAGCCGCCCGCCCCTGCGCGACGGCGACATGGCGCTCATCAGCGCGCCGATGGACTACCTCGGCATCAACTACTACTTCCGCAGCTGCATCCGGAGCGACGGCGCGCACGGCTACGTCGAGGCGCCGCAGCCCGGCGTGGAGCGCACGCAGATGGGCTGGGAGGTCTACCCCGAAGGCCTGCGCGACCTGCTCACCGGCTTCCAGTCGCGCTACGCCAATCTGCCGCCGATCTACATCACCGAGAACGGCATGGCGAGCGACGACCGCGTGGTCGATGGCCGCGTGAACGACGAGCACCGCATCCGCTACTTCGCACGCCACTTCGCCGCCATCGACCAGGCCATGCGCGCCGGCGTGCGCGTGAAGGGCTACTTCGCCTGGTCGCTGCTCGACAACTTCGAGTGGGCCTACGGCTACGCCAAGCGCTTCGGCCTGCTGCACGTGGACTACGCCACCCAGCGCCGCACCTTGAAAGACAGCGCCCTCGCGCTGCGCGCCTTCCTGGCGCGGCGCAACGCCCACAGCTGA
- a CDS encoding ABC transporter substrate-binding protein produces the protein MNRKMTRLALAASLATMAFGAHAQKAEVIHWWTSGGESAAVQELANAYKAAGGTWVDNAVAGGEQARSAAVNRIVGGNPSTAAQFNTSQQFHDVIKNGLLNNVDEVAKKNNWDKMLPAPILNAIRINGHYYAVPVNIHMPAWFWYSKAAFAKAGITAEPKTPDEFFATLDKLKAAGVTPVAFGGQPWQEKIVFDALLAHIGGSELYMKVYKDRDQKAIQSEAFKNVMNSFKKLKAYTDPGAPNRNWNDATAMVISGKAGVQIMGDWAKGEFQAAKQTAGKEFGCFPGFGPKSPYILAGDVFVFPKTNNAEAIKAQQLLAATFTAPATQVAFNNKKGSIPIRTDVDAKAMDLCAQTGLTVMKDSSRHLPNPEALVSPDVNGAMQDVITKFWNTNQSTDDAVKAMSVAIKG, from the coding sequence ATGAACCGCAAGATGACTCGACTGGCCCTTGCCGCCAGCCTGGCGACGATGGCCTTCGGCGCCCACGCGCAGAAGGCCGAAGTGATCCACTGGTGGACTTCCGGCGGCGAATCGGCCGCGGTGCAGGAGCTGGCCAACGCTTACAAGGCCGCCGGCGGCACCTGGGTCGACAACGCGGTGGCCGGCGGCGAGCAGGCCCGCTCGGCGGCCGTGAACCGCATCGTCGGCGGCAACCCGTCGACCGCGGCGCAGTTCAACACCTCGCAGCAGTTCCATGACGTGATCAAGAACGGCCTGCTGAACAACGTCGACGAAGTCGCGAAGAAGAACAACTGGGACAAGATGCTCCCGGCACCCATCCTCAACGCGATCAGGATCAACGGCCACTACTACGCCGTGCCGGTCAACATCCACATGCCGGCGTGGTTCTGGTACTCGAAGGCGGCCTTCGCCAAGGCCGGCATCACCGCCGAACCGAAGACGCCCGATGAATTCTTCGCCACGCTCGACAAGCTCAAGGCCGCCGGCGTCACGCCCGTCGCCTTCGGCGGCCAGCCCTGGCAGGAGAAGATCGTCTTCGACGCGCTGCTCGCGCACATCGGCGGCAGCGAGCTGTACATGAAGGTCTACAAGGACCGCGACCAGAAGGCCATCCAGTCCGAGGCGTTCAAGAACGTGATGAACTCCTTCAAGAAGCTCAAGGCCTACACCGACCCGGGCGCCCCCAACCGCAACTGGAACGACGCCACCGCGATGGTCATCTCGGGCAAGGCTGGCGTGCAGATCATGGGCGACTGGGCCAAGGGCGAGTTCCAGGCGGCCAAGCAGACGGCGGGCAAGGAGTTCGGCTGCTTCCCCGGCTTCGGGCCGAAGTCGCCGTACATCCTCGCGGGCGACGTGTTCGTGTTCCCCAAGACCAACAACGCCGAGGCGATCAAGGCGCAGCAGCTGCTCGCGGCCACCTTCACCGCACCGGCCACGCAGGTCGCGTTCAACAACAAGAAGGGCTCGATCCCCATCCGCACCGACGTCGACGCCAAGGCGATGGACCTGTGCGCCCAGACCGGCCTCACGGTGATGAAGGACAGCTCGCGCCACCTGCCCAACCCTGAAGCGCTGGTCTCCCCGGACGTGAACGGCGCGATGCAGGACGTGATCACCAAGTTCTGGAACACCAACCAGAGCACCGACGACGCCGTGAAGGCGATGAGCGTCGCGATCAAGGGCTGA
- a CDS encoding ABC transporter ATP-binding protein: MSSVSVENLHIRMGAISILQDMNLQVEEGEFLVLLGPSGCGKSTLLHSIAGLIDAEDGRIVIGGQDVTWADPKDRHIGMVFQSYALYPTMNVERNMSFGLRIAGMAKAELEKRVARAAGMLQLTPLLKRKPAQLSGGQRQRVAIGRALVREAKVFLFDEPLSNLDAKLRTELRRELKQLHRDLGSTMIYVTHDQVEAMTLASRVAVMRDGRIQQIDTPARVYAEPQTMFVAGFLGSPSMNFLHGELQRRDDGVLVFVSPQLTLALPDYRFLDVPLPGTPVVLGVRHEHIDLRTGDSQAEVTLVEPMGAHQVVWLKAGEQSISVSVAVGEEPALGERVAWRPQASCVSLFDPATERRL, encoded by the coding sequence ATGTCCAGTGTCTCGGTCGAGAACCTCCACATCCGCATGGGCGCCATCTCCATCCTGCAGGACATGAACCTGCAGGTGGAAGAAGGTGAGTTCCTGGTGCTGCTCGGGCCTTCGGGCTGCGGCAAGTCGACGCTGCTGCACTCGATCGCCGGGCTGATCGACGCCGAGGATGGCCGCATCGTCATCGGCGGGCAGGACGTGACCTGGGCCGACCCGAAGGACCGGCACATCGGCATGGTGTTCCAGTCGTATGCGCTGTACCCGACGATGAACGTGGAGCGCAACATGAGCTTCGGGCTGCGCATCGCCGGAATGGCGAAGGCCGAACTCGAAAAGCGTGTGGCGCGTGCGGCCGGCATGCTGCAACTGACCCCACTGCTCAAGCGCAAGCCGGCGCAGCTCTCGGGCGGCCAGCGGCAGCGAGTGGCGATCGGGCGCGCGCTGGTGCGCGAGGCCAAGGTCTTCCTCTTCGACGAGCCGCTGTCCAACCTTGACGCCAAGCTGCGCACCGAGCTGCGGCGGGAACTCAAGCAACTGCACCGCGACCTGGGCTCGACCATGATCTACGTGACGCACGACCAGGTGGAGGCGATGACGCTCGCCAGCCGCGTGGCCGTGATGCGCGACGGCCGCATCCAGCAGATCGACACGCCGGCACGTGTCTATGCCGAACCGCAGACGATGTTCGTCGCCGGCTTCCTGGGCTCGCCGAGCATGAACTTTCTCCACGGCGAGCTGCAGCGGCGTGATGACGGCGTGCTGGTCTTCGTGTCGCCGCAGCTCACGCTCGCACTGCCCGACTACCGCTTCCTCGACGTGCCGCTGCCGGGCACGCCGGTCGTGCTGGGCGTGCGCCACGAGCACATCGATCTCCGCACCGGCGATTCGCAAGCCGAGGTCACGCTGGTCGAGCCAATGGGCGCGCACCAGGTCGTGTGGCTGAAAGCCGGCGAGCAGTCGATCTCGGTCAGCGTGGCCGTGGGCGAAGAGCCGGCGCTCGGCGAGCGTGTGGCCTGGCGACCGCAAGCCTCGTGTGTGTCGCTCTTCGACCCGGCCACCGAACGCCGTCTCTGA
- a CDS encoding carbohydrate ABC transporter permease — MHARRSAFTPGRFGLYAFLLVAAAFFLLPLYVMLVTSFKPMEEIRLGNLFALPVKVTLEPWATAWFSVCTGLQCEGIRGGFFNSLAIVIPSTVLSILVGALNGYALSFWRPRGVEWLFGLLLLGAFVPYQVIMFPLVRAFAAMSIFGTLPGIVLIHTLFGMPVMTLLFRNYYASVPAELFKAARIDGGGFWRIFIQLMLPMSLPIIVVATIMQVTAIWNDFILGLVFAGREHLPMTVQLNNVINTTTGERLYNVNMAATMLTSLVPLLVYLVSGRWFVRGIAAGAVKG; from the coding sequence ATGCACGCCCGCCGTTCTGCCTTCACGCCCGGTCGCTTCGGCCTCTACGCATTCCTCCTCGTCGCCGCAGCCTTCTTCCTGTTGCCGCTGTACGTGATGCTGGTCACCTCCTTCAAGCCGATGGAGGAGATCCGCCTGGGCAACCTCTTCGCGCTGCCGGTGAAGGTGACGCTCGAGCCCTGGGCCACCGCCTGGTTCTCGGTGTGCACCGGGCTGCAGTGCGAGGGCATCCGCGGCGGCTTCTTCAATTCGCTCGCGATCGTGATCCCGAGCACCGTGCTGTCGATCCTCGTGGGTGCGCTCAACGGCTATGCGCTCTCGTTCTGGCGGCCACGTGGGGTGGAGTGGCTCTTCGGCCTCCTGCTGCTCGGTGCCTTCGTGCCCTACCAGGTGATCATGTTCCCGCTGGTGCGTGCGTTCGCCGCGATGTCGATCTTCGGCACGCTGCCGGGCATCGTGCTCATCCATACGCTTTTCGGCATGCCGGTGATGACGCTGCTGTTCCGCAACTACTACGCGAGCGTGCCCGCCGAGCTCTTCAAGGCGGCGCGCATCGACGGCGGCGGCTTCTGGCGCATCTTCATCCAGCTCATGCTGCCGATGTCGCTGCCCATCATCGTGGTGGCAACCATCATGCAGGTGACCGCCATCTGGAACGATTTCATCCTCGGCCTCGTGTTCGCCGGCCGCGAGCATCTGCCGATGACGGTGCAGCTCAACAACGTCATCAACACCACCACCGGCGAGCGGCTCTACAACGTCAACATGGCGGCCACCATGCTCACCTCGCTGGTGCCGCTGCTCGTCTACCTCGTCTCCGGCCGCTGGTTCGTGCGCGGCATCGCGGCTGGCGCCGTCAAGGGTTGA